In Danio aesculapii chromosome 12, fDanAes4.1, whole genome shotgun sequence, the sequence ACGTGCATCTCCGGGAAGAAAGGGATGTGAGGCTTCGAAGGCTTGGCCTTCTTATCTTCAACGTAGCACCCATCTAGttggtccggccgcggagctgggggagaaaccatctccaaccccacggttgaagcagcccgggaaagcaTGGCTAACATATCCATTTCAGGATCCGTGACAGCGCTCACTTGCCCGGAGGGGGCGAGCTTGGATGCTTGGATGGAGCGCTTGGAGGAGCGGGAGGCCAGCGGATAGTCTCCCACTGgaaccctcagatctgcctgaGTGACCACTGCGGTGCAGGGGAGAACTGGAGTGGCGATCTTAATTGCACAACAGACATGCCATCACAGTGATAGCATGAACTGCCCgcaagcaccgcattaacatgctggacccccagacatgcaacgcagtgctcgtgcccatcatccgggaaCAGGAAATCACCATATCCAGAAATGCAGAGTCGGAGCGACATCCAGAGTCGGAGCGACATCCTGAAATGTCCTGTTGAATTTCTACTAGTACAGATATAAGTTACTGATACCAGAAATCAAATTGACACAATAAATGTAGATTCTAgatgtttgtaaatgtattttagcatgttgcatacatttctaatatctgaaATTGCATTTCTAATATGAATATAAATCTAAAGTGGCTCATAATGTCAGAAATTGAAAATGTCGCTAGtatcatttgtttcatttatttaatataaattttaattgtcaatgatatatttttgatatcaacaaatacatataaaagaCAGCCtatagtgacatttaactagtgaaaacGTACAAATGTATTTCAACATCAATTAAATGTTTGCTATCGAGAGTTGAATAGTTGATAGCAATAACTGATATCCTgggaatgaataaaagtcaaaatagCTTGCCATATATGGCATCTAGACTCGATTACTGCatttttataaagatttttacaAATATGTGTCAGAACATTCTCACAGCTGAGAATATACAGGGTGCTTAGAAAGCATTCATTTACATTGGGTTAAGTGTCATCATTTTTCTTATGTaagtcctttgaaaaaaaaaaatacagaaaaaggtTATAGATTTACTTTCGTTTTTCACATAGTACTGGTCTGGTTGGCTAAAACCCCTGCAGTAGTTCCAGATTTATGACAATGGATGGGGCAAAGAAAACAGCAGGATTAGTGATGACTAAAGAAAAcagcatgttgtgtgtgtgtgtatatatatatacatatatatatatatatatatatatatatatacatatatatacatatacatatatatatatacatatatacatatacatatatatatatatatatacatatatatatatatatacatatacatatatatacatatacatatacatatatacatatatacatatatatacatatatacatatacatatatatacatatacatgtatatatacatatatacatatacatatacatgtatacatacatgtatatatacatatatacatatacatatacatgtatacatacatatatacatatacatatacatatatacatatatatatatatatagagagagagagagagcatttacattttacattaaattaaattaattaattaaaattaaatataattaattattacatttatacttactcccttCATACTTtagtcaataaaaatataaaagacaaacaaaaaaaaaagattgtctcttgttttgttgattttaaaaaagctttCGATTCTATTTGGCATGACGAACTATTATACAAATTGTTGCAAATTGGCATTGGTGGAAAAGTATATAGCATTATAGAAGCCATGTATAAGAAAAGTAAATGCGCTGTAAAAGTTGGAAATATGAGAACAAAGTTTGTCCAGCAGAGTTGTGGGGTGCGGCAGGGCTGCAGCCTGAGCCCAAACCTGTTTAACATCTACATTAATGATCTGGCAGACATTCTGGACGACTCCGACTGCGTCCCCAGCCTTACTCTGCTTGACTCTGAAGTGCTTGCTCTATGCGGATGATTTTGTTCTGCTATCTCCCACAGCAGAGGGTCTTTAACACAGCCTGATTCTGCTGGAGCAATACTGTGAGGAATGGGCACTGATGCTCAACCTGGACAAAACAAAAGTCATGGTGTTCCAGAAGAAAATCAGATCTCAGGGACATAAATATCAGTTCACATACAGAGGGGAAGAATTAGAGCATTGTAGCAGTTACTCTTACCTGGGCATCCAGATCTCTGCCTCTGGGGGCTTCAGTCTCGCTGTCAAGACACTGAGCGAGAGGGCTCGCGGAGCATTCTATGCTATAAACACACACTTTGGCAAATTACAGTTACCAACTGAAACATGGATTAAATTATATCACACGATTATCAAACCAATCTTACTATATGGGAGTGAAATTTGGGGACCAGTATTAAAATTAGAAAATTGGAATAAAAGTTTCATTGAACCAACACAATTAGAAATTGCTAAAAACTTATTACATATCCACAGAAACACCTCTAACATTGCCTGCAGGGCTGAACTGGGTTTATACCCGCTGAACTTTTGGCTGCACCTGCATCAGTCTGACCCCCAGTCTGTCCAATATAAAGCCCTTCTGGCCAATGAAAAGCCTACAGTGTCTCATCCTCTAAACACACTCGTATCTGAACTACTGAAGAAACCTCAAATCAAACCGGTTCCCAAACTAAATCTTTACAAACAAattgacaaaacattaaaatataattatgataaaaaactAAACACTGAATTTAACCTCCAAACTAAACTTCAATGTTATTCAGccctaaacagaaccacacagctggcaaattatttatcattaaaacaattaaaagaaaaacacattctTTATAAATATCGCCTCTGTGATCATGACCTAGAAATAGAAAAGGGCAGACATAAAAAATCCTGGACTCCTAAAGAACAGAGAATATGTAAACAGTGTGACACAAATCAAATAGAGGATGAAACACACTTCCTTCTGTTCTGCCCCAAACACACCACAACTAGAgaaatatttttcccccaatttgatTAATTCTTGAACAttgattaattctttttttaatttaaatgacttgGAGAGGATGAATTGACATCTAGactagctgcaaaatatgtatacaccctacacaccataagaaatggttaatgtaaaatcatgtatctaatttaaataatctaaactttttattttgtattattattgtcacggattggtcaggctctcacgatccccactcacgaagatcaccatcacctgacttctaatgagcacacagctgcatcacattcacgagcaccagataaaagcacagcactccagtcgctcattgtccgggctcgtctcgacgaaagcggacaactgagcgaccactcagcgtagtcatcctcagctaaaacaaacgctttacttacctgttctctttgtattcctcctagtcttcctggtccacccgaatcgtcctgtcttccagtccttccaagtctgtgtcatcctctgtcagctgtatctggtgtgtgctgtccatcctcgtgtattcctgttacccagccacggaggaaaagaccccaacatcattcctgatcctcctggctatccttcatgtgctccttgttgtcatttaataaacaccctaacgtttccttacctctgtctcctgtccgcttcataacagaagcccggaccaataacgacgacaatgcgaagacatccttcttcaagtggggttgttacatcaagagaggattcaatttctggttctggagggtgcaaatatggacatcattctagggcgcccgtggctggtgaagcacgatcccatcatctcttggggcacaggagagataaagaaatggggatctggatgtacacctacctgttttccaaatctccctcttcaaggtcggaaccccatttctttgtttacaacatcggtcgagagtcctcctgagaagcagtctatccacattcctaaggagtacagctccttcatgatgtcttctgccccaagagagcttcccagctaccgccgcatcggccatgggactgcgcgatcgacctagttccagatgcccagttgccaagaggtaggatctacccgctctcgcttccagagaatcaggcaatggaagattacataagggaggctctgagtcaggggtacatacgtcactcaaaatcaccagccgcctcaagcttcttctttgtggccaagaaggacggagggctgcgtccatgcatcgactacagggtcctaaataacggtacagtaaaataccgatatccccttcctctggtaccagccgctttggaacagctccgagaagctaaagtctttactaaattggacctccgcagcgcgtataatctgataagaatacgtgagggggaccaatggaagacagcattcgtgacccctactggccactatgaatatgaggtcatgccttacggtctggtcaacgccccctccgtattccaaaacttcattcatgaagtcctccgggagtttcttcaccactttgtaatagtgtacatagatgacatcatcatttactcccggagtgaggccgaacatcgccaacacgttgcggaggtcctacacacattgagagaacatcacctctacctcaaagcggagaaatgctcattccaccagaagtcgattcatttcttgggatacatcattgaccaaaccggtatacgtatggatgggaagaaaattgaggctgttctatcctggtcagaacccacttccattaaggagctccagaggtttcttgggtttgctaacttttatagacggtttatcaaggactacagcaggattacatcacctctcactaatctcctcaagggtaaacccaaaggactggagtggaccaaagaagcagccgcagccttccgccttcttaagaaggagttcacaagggccccactcctgactcatcctgacccaaatcttcctttcgtggtggaagtggacgcatccaccaccggcgtcggggcagtattatcccaacatcatgatacaccgccccgactgcatccctgtgcctatttctctcggaagttgagcccggcggagcagaattacagcataggagacagggagcttctagcaatcaagctagccttggaggagtggcgtcactggttggagggagccaaacatccgttccaggtgatcacagatcacaaaaacctccaatatatcaaagaggccaagagactatgtccacgtcaagccagatggtcacttttcttctcacgttttgatttctccatttcctatcgtccaggacccaagaatctaagagcagacgctctctctcgtttacacgagcatcacgatcatgaagaactcccaacgaagattcttcccgaacacatctccatttgtccgatcacctggaacgctcctccagtcgttgccactccggaagcccctgctccgccgggatgccctcctcatcggcagttcataccacctgaacaccgggtagatctgatccactccttacatacctcgctaggcactggacatccagggatcaacaatactctctcgctagtatcccaacgattctggtggccaaacatggcaagggatgtgaggcaatatgttcagggctgtaaggactgtgcccaatccaagagcccacgtcatctacccgctggaaagctccatcccttgccgattccgaaccgtccctggtcacacctaggagtggactttatcactgacctcccctcgtcagaaggtaatacctgtattctagtcatcgtagatagattctcaaagtttgtcaaactaatccctctgaaaggtcttcccacagcctttgaaacagccgacaatatctttaatcaagtcttcaggtcatttggtattccagaagatattgtgtcggacagaggtccacagttcatctcacgtctatggaaagccttcttcaagctcctaggtgtggccgtcagcctctcttctggatatcatccccaaaccaacgggcagacagagaggaagattcaggaggtgggacggttcctgaggaccttctgcagtggtcaccagagctcctggagccagtatttgggctgggcagaatatgcccaaaattcactgcggcaaccctccaccggactcacgccattccagtgcgtcctgggcttccaaccaccgctctttccctgggatggcgaaccatctgatgtccccgcagtggatcactggttccgggagagcgagagagtctgggacgaggctcatcaacatctgcagagggcagtccgtcgaagcaaggtaaccgccgatagaagaaggtctgaagaacccagatacacacccggacaaaaggtgtggctatccacccgggacatacgcatgcgactgccctctcgcaagttaagtccccgattgttggtcccttcaccatcgtggaacaggttaaccccgtcacctacaaactacaattaccctctcactaccgtattcaccctacattccacgtatcactcctgaaaccctatcacgatcctgttcttccctccacagagcctgaccacgaagaggaaccccctcctccactgctcctagaagaaggagccgtctacgcagtgaaggagatcttgcgttcccgacgtcgtggtggccagttggagtacctggtggactgggaagggtacggccccgaagaaaggacatgggttcccagagctgatattctcgatcctagtctcatggtggagtttcatgagagccaccctgagttcccagcgcctagaggcagagggagaccaccacggcgtcggaggtgtcggccctcaggagcgggccctggggaggggggtactgtcacggattggtcaggctctcacgatccccactcacgaagatcaccatcacctgacttctaatgagcacacagctgcatcacattcacgagcaccagataaagcacagcactccagtcgctcattgtccgggctcgtctcgacgaaagcggacaactgagcgaccactcagcgtagtcatcctcagctaaaacaaacgctttacttacctgttctctttgtattcctcctagtcttcctggtccacccgaatcgtcctgtcttccagtccttccaagtctgtgtcatcctctgtcagctgtatctggtgtgtgctgtccatcctcgtgtattcctgttacccagccacggaggaaaagaccccaacatcattcctgatcctcctggctatccttcatgtgctccttgttgtcatttaataaacaccctaacgtttccttacctctgtctcctgtccgcttcataacaattattattatcaaatgtattatctgattttttgtcatttattttctgtctactgtataattattatttatttaattttatttttgatgatgttaatatattacatatttaaaatgctttggcaatattgtaaaaatgtcatgccaataaagcgaCTTGTactgagagagagtgagagagacaaAATTGGCCATAATACACCTTTCTCTATGTTCTttagaatatttacattaaaaataaaacacaaaatgagAGAGGGTGATCTTTCATGTTAAGTACCATTCCTGTACTGAGCATAAtggttaaaattaaaaaaaacaaatcaatctgtcaacaaataaatgcagctctTAGTCTGAATTGaaccacagcaaaaaaaaaaaaagatctttgaCCTTTAAAATCCGTTAAAATTATTTAACCTTTACCATCCATTAAAAATGTTATTCCACAAATCAAAGGTTCCTTATTGTTAAAATGTGATAGATTTtgtcacacatatacacaattaaataataaatgtaacctGTCATTGGGGCgacaccttttcaaaaggtaataTTTTGTTCCTACCAGGTCCTAAAAGATACATAATAATACCTAAATAGTACAAATGTGCACTGcatagtaccttaaaagtacaaaaatctacttaaaaattacaaaagtgtaccctaaaggtactaatgtatacggcacaaaagtgtaccttttggaAGGGTGCAGTATCCctccagtgacagattttgtagagtgtgtatgtaaatgaTTTTCATTAAAAGTtcgtttaaatgaaaaaaaaaaaggctatttAAGTTATCACTGtgggaaaatgtttttttagggGGGTTAATTCTGCCACTTTTATTTGTAAGAGTGAAGGCAAAGTaataattcacttaaaaacatagttcattgaataTCAAGTGAAATCAAGTATGAATAAGAAAAAAGCCCATGTGAGGAAGGAGGGCTTCATACCCCTgatctttactttaaaaattgcCCATTGACCATTTTCATTTGTTATACTGTAATACTAATAGGGCTTTGTTTCTCAAAAGCATGGTAAACCTATAGAtcataaaaaaagatatatgtctaaattaaatgacacacaaatacatacacaaacaaacaatagacagacagacagatagagacatCTACAATATGTACTGTACTGTTGGTgtggaacagagttgggaaacactgctttaaacttAAACCACCCCGTTTTACATCAATATTGGCTggtttaaagtaatttaatattcattgaTTATGAATTTGACTGCACTGACACTGGGGTAGATGCCAGATTGGctgtaaaatttgcatttttggttgtttgtttggtaaaacacaatttttgaagaaacaattgttatatttatgtagtttaaaGTCGGAtgtttgagaaaatgaaagtggTTACTTTATAAATTATTTCTTGTTTTTGAATTGAACAGACTTAAACTTTGATTCTTATATATGAATTTGATTAATCTCACttgtttttaacagtttttttgttcgttgtaaatatttgatataattataaatattaattaaatattaatttataatttatttttaattttaataatattcttttaaaaatcaataaaagatTATGTATTATCAGTGGGCAGGGATGTTTACTGACATTATGGATTGATCTTTTGCACTTTTCTAAAGGTCAGGTTTACATCACTTGGCAGTCCTCTCTTGCACAGCTCCTGTTTGATCTAAAAACAAAGATGAAGAGACAGATCAAACTTTCCACACATcatttacaaccccaaatcagaaaaacttGGGACAGCAtggaaaaatgcaaataaaaaagtaagcaGTAATTTCcaaatgtactttgacttgtatttcattgcagacaatatgaacacaaaatatttcacgTTTTATCTGGTCAACTGCATTTCATTTgcaaatatacatcctttcctgtcattcagacctgcaacacattccaagaAAAGATGGGAAAGGAGCAGTTTAGGggtagtaatcaggtaaattagttaattaatgatgtaaaacaggtgattttaataatgatttggtacaaaagcagcaccCAAGAaaagtctagtcctttaggagcaaagatgggcagaggatcgccagtttgccaaaaatacatgagaaaattactgaaatgtttaaaagcaatgttcctcaaagaaagataggaagacaatttgatatttcaccttcaacagtgcagaacatcattaaaaggcTCAAGGAATCTGGcagaatttcagtgtgtaaaggataAGGGCCCAAGCCTGAGCTGAACAAACGTTATCTCCAGTCCCTCAGGcgacactgcatcaagaatccttattcatctataagcaacatcaccacatgggctcaggactactaaCCTATGTCATCCCAACACGTAGTGACATCTAAAATGCCagtcaaaactgtactgtgccaaaaggaagccctatgttaacagtgtccagaagtgccatcGATTTCTCTAGGCTCACAGGCATCTGGGATGAACCATCACACAGTAGAAATGGATACTGTGGTCAGCTCAATCagtatttcagttattttttgggagaaatagaCATTATGTGCTCTGGATCAAAGAAGAAAAGGGCCATCCATActattaccagcaacaagtccaaaagacaGGTTCTGTCATGGTaaggggttgtgtcagtgcccttagcAAAGGTAACCTGAACTTCTGTGATGGGACCATTAATTCTGAaaagagattttggagcacaatgtgCTGCCTTCTTTTCAGGGACggccatgcatatttcaacaagacaatgcaaggCACGCATTACAAAGTTCTGGATGTGGAGGAAAAGGAGGTACATGACTAgactgcagtcccaacctgtctccaatagagaatataTGGCACATTTTATAGCACAAAATGCAACAATGAAGACCCCATAATTTTGCCCACTTTAAAACTTATTTGCAAGAAGAATGGGCTAAAATTACTCCTGAAACACTTTATCACTTAATGTTTTCAGTGCCTAAATGAATTTTAAGTGCTGTTAAAAGAATTGACAACATTAGagagtggtaaatgctttactgctccaactttttttgtgaaatgtgttgcaagaaccaaaattgaaatacatgtttattatgaaaaataaataaataaatcacaaggaacacattaaatcatgtttgttgtattatttgcaatgaaatgcaagtcaaagtaaattcagaaatcactactttatttttttttatttgcatttcccaTACTATCCCAACATTTTTCTGATATGGAGTTGTATTAGCAATACATTTGTATAGGTAGTCTTAGTACAAGTGACATACTTGCTGTATAATGATTTCAGCGTTTCCACTCTCTGTGGGGTTTAAAACTGATTCAAATCTCACATGAATTCCAACAACATTgactaaaaaaaacacacacacaaccccccACACACACTTGATTAATTTATTTGGAATGAATACTAATTAAAGCAACACAGCATCCAATTAATCATAAAGAGCACCATATGTTTCACAGTACAAGCAATGTGCAAATAAATACAATCATTGAATATCTTTTACATGACAATATTAAAACaagatacagtgcatccggaaagtattaatagcgcttcactttttccacattttctaatgttacagccttattctaaaatggattaaattcatttatttcctcaaacttctacacacaataccccataatgatttttattttaattgttgcaaatttattaaaaataaaaaacctgtaaaatcccatgtacatcagtattgacagcctttctcaatactttgttgatgcacctttggcagtaattacagcctcgagtctttttgaatatgatgccacaagcttggcacacctgcctttgggaatttttgcccattcctctttgcagtacctctcaagctctatcaggttggatgggaagcgatggtgtacagccatttttagacctctccagagatgttcaataggattttggtctgggctctggctgggccactcaagtctttcagttcctgctgctgaaaaacatccccacagcatgatgctttCATGATGctggatggtattagcctggtgatgagcggggcctggttttctccaaacttaatgcctggcattcactctaatgaattcaattttagtctcatcagaccagagagttttgtttcctatggtctgagagtccttcagatgccttttggcaaatacCAGgcgggagtggcttctgtctagTCACTCTACCATGCAGGCccgattggtggattgctgcacagatagttgtccttctataaggttctcctctctccacagaagaacgctggagctcagacagagtgacctgcaggttattgatcacctccctgacacctcctgtctctgaggtctacagacaattcctttgtcttcatgcttggtttgtgctttgacatgcaccgtcaaccctggaaccttatatagacaggtgtatgccctttcaaatcatgtccaatctactgactttaccacaggtgaactccaattaagctgctgtaaCATCTCAagtatgatcagtggaaacagaatgtacctgagctaaGTTTAGAGATTCActgcaaaggctgtcaatacttatgcacatgtgattattcatggtttttattttaattaaatttgcaacaatttccaaaacttttttcacattgtcattatggggtattgtgtgtaaaattttgaggaaataaattaatttaattcattttggaattaggcagtaacataaaacattgtggaaaaagtgaagtgctatgatgCACTGTACATAAGGGAATATTTGCAAATTAAGTATAGAGATGGCATCGTCTTTTCCAAACATTTCCAAAACTGCCTATAATTACAGACACAGAGCAGTATTTGGCAATTTGTTTAGAGTCACTCATACTGAGTCCAGTGATTTGTAACCCTCCTACACACAGTTTATGAACATGTCCTAGGCTGAACATGAATTAAAACAACTAGctagcgcgcgcacacacacacacacacacacacacacatacacgcacacacacacacatacacgcgcacacacacacacacctgctgtaaAATACCTATCTGTTGATTCTACTCATCGCACTGGGTTCCATGAAATTCATCAAAATAGTATCcatgcattaaaataaagcattaccTCTCACAATGCTGTTTTTTGGTCCACCGTCGACCCTGAAGACCCATCGGCCTGGAACATTGATATTACTGGAGGTGTTGAGGTGTGAGACAGAGCTCCCACTGTTTGATTCAGGAATCACAAAGTAGTTTGTGGAGCTTATTGTGTCATAACCAGCCtgaaaatatataatcaatattgaTGTAAACAGTTGACTATTTATAGGGTGCACacaatacacaatatacatatacatgttatTCTTGTTACagaaaaaaagtttcttttaCCTCCACTGAACGTCCTGTTGCAGCAATATTTCCATAATtcatcaaaataaatgaataattactgcCTGAAATTAAAACCACTTGAAAAgatgtttcctaaaataataataaaagaataattaaataaactagaaGACAGTTGTTAAAGTGTTCATTATGTATGAGCTCAAATGACAGACATAGTTCTTTttactgtattaattaatttaaaaagactTGTTACTCTgtcttaaagtattttttaattgaattatggACTAAGTGAAAACATGAACATTTCAGTGTGTTGATCTTACTGCTGTAGAGGAGAGGTAAGGTACTTTATCCCATGTTGCAACAAAAACCCAAGAAGCAGTGAAGGGCAGATTTGGGAAATAAGTGTTTATATCCTGAGTGGCGCGAGTGAGAACACTTCCAGTAGTGTATTGATGATAAGAGATGACTCCAGTTACTCCGTTATTAAGGTCAGTCCAGAGTCCAGCAATTATATCTTGACTTCCATTAGCAGGAAATGAGTAGGGAACATATTGTGAAAAAGCCTGGCTGAATGTGAGGTCTCCATTATTATTAACCTGAAATCAAAGCAACATGttgtatgtaaatattttatgtaaagaaaA encodes:
- the LOC130238116 gene encoding sushi, nidogen and EGF-like domain-containing protein 1, which translates into the protein MRTPQIFYPFGSAAADSINPASDDGSSSVITLLSPFLFFGRTYQRIYVNNNGDLTFSQAFSQYVPYSFPANGSQDIIAGLWTDLNNGVTGVISYHQYTTGSVLTRATQDINTYFPNLPFTASWVFVATWDKVPYLSSTETSFQVVLISGSNYSFILMNYGNIAATGRSVEAGYDTISSTNYFVIPESNSGSSVSHLNTSSNINVPGRWVFRVDGGPKNSIVRVNVVGIHVRFESVLNPTESGNAEIIIQQIKQELCKRGLPSDVNLTFRKVQKINP